The Neoarius graeffei isolate fNeoGra1 chromosome 10, fNeoGra1.pri, whole genome shotgun sequence sequence ttagcaacatttagagcagtgattctcaaactagtggtacgcgggctccattctagtggtacgccaaagaatcacttaattaaatataaataaaatttaaaaaataaaataaaacgtgaaatactatccataatatccgaatggatgaaaatatcttatcaaccgatgacaagaaaatgaaaggagatacaaattaagttaataattttaaaaagtttgcaagtgcttctgggtagccatacgtagcgtacgtacgcattcccgccggttccgctgacagacggttatccgccattggtagactaggctgtgatgggaaaaggtggaagtggctttgctaattatgacgagtacgacaaaattactgtcgtggcttaaatccgtgaatgggagcgtggatcaggagagagggagaactgaagaggatgcgtgtgagccgagcgcagatgctaacgacagtggcaaaaccagccccagaactgctagcaaacggcagaaaccagtgaggaggaagtatgacgaaaaatagataaaattgggattcatttggagcgggacagaggagctgcccaggccgcagtgtgttgtatgtggggacgttctgagcaatgagtccatgaaaccgtcgcatctcaaacggcatcttacaaccaaacacacagcactaaaggacaaaccaatggattttttttttacaaaaacgtgatgaactgaagcagtccaagtccaccattctgtcctatggtacacccgtagccaaagcacaggaagcttcatatcgtgccagcctcccgatcgccagagccggtaagccgcacacaatcggggaactgctgtgtttgccattagcattatttaagtacattgttttattttcctatatttaaacacagtgttactgttcaaagtactgtgtgtaatgttacagtggccaacaatattaaatatacttgttaaataaaaccgccttgtttttaatgaatacttaggcctactatgctactgtattttaatgttggtcattatggtggtacttggagagccaaatattttctgaggtggtacttggtgaaaaaagtttgagaaccaccgagttacaggtttttagctttctcctgaaatgttttcttttatttcttcttcctcagggtagtaaaactcgctttcgctgtgaacactgtcgttatcgctatccatgctgtaaaattaatgctattctcctgagaaacatgaaaataaatgttgataaaaattgctactatgtttgttgttgtgaacgagcgagtcgccagaggtccataaccggggtccgtatcgtaggacatggacccactcgccagccaatcagagcacaggatttgatggaaaccggactgtgaaaaaaataatgtggggcTATGTTACGGTATGTTCATTGTTGTGAAGGaagatgtgtatatatatttttttgtcccCTTTCATAGCTCTTACGGTGTGTTCACGACTACAAGATTcctgcaaaattaaaaaaaaaaacaacactgtgaATCATCAAAGACTATGACCATCATTCAGCCGGGGACGCTacagtccgtaaccagggtccgtaccgtaggatacggacctgctcgccagccaatcagagcgcaggatttggaccacgaaacaAATATGTTAACAGATACTAATAATGAAAATGTACATCACTGTAATCTTTATACATGTGATATAAAACATGGCATTTAATCCTTGATTCTGAAGACTTCTGCTCTTTGTTTTGTATTTGTGTAAATTTCTCTGGCAATTaaaatacactaagtaactttaaaaacgcacattgataaaacttgctgaattcgtgctgagtttatctcaagaagaaaagaaatatatcacaatggaaaaataacttcgttccgcccgaataagttccaaatctgtgctcaaatcagaatttaagggagttgtactcaataacgtacaatatgactcgggtagtcaatgacatggacaggctttaattttcaaacaaattttgcatacactgtacacacacaatcttgcctataaatacccgggggaaatgatgggaaaattgtcattattgaagatgccacgcctaagccaaaatcaacgtgaacaggccatcgggatgttgcgtgccggaagtacacagacagaggtcgcccggcacttcggtgttcatcattcaaccatttcccgtttgagtcagcgttacagacagacagggagcaccagggatcgtccacgccctggtcagccttgagtcacgacgccagttcaggatcagcacttcaggctagctcacctccgtgacagattcctgacaccctcagtcactgctgctgagacccctggacgacacagacccagaatctccagcatgacggtccgaacatggaccaactgtcactttgaatttttttattgtgaattaattcttgagtttgacaataaatgtcctttatcgatgtttcaagatgtgtgtgcattacatacaatatcataaatttcaaatatatgcatggatctaaagtgatatcgtgttgaattccactgtgcgtttttaaagttacttagtatattaaAAATCATTTTTCTTATTTTCTCTTTTAGGTCATGTGATAGTAACTAGATATTAACTAGATTGTGTCAAAGGGAATGCAAACGTTTGAATGTTAATAAACTGCTAATTGAATATAACTGACAAAATATTTAAGCCATGTAATAGTGCAGTTTCAGCAAGCAAACAATGAATTCTCTTTTGTGTTTAAGCTTTAAAACAGGGGTACATATGTTTCCCCATGCAGAAACCAAGTGGGTGCAATAACTTAACTAAGTTACAACACTGCACTAACCATTATAATTCTCCGAGGTTCTTTGTATCTGATATTAATGGTGGAGCCGTCTGGACGAATGAGCAAGACCGGGTACATTCGCTCATATTTCTGTCTGCTACAGCGAACCACAGAGGATCTGTTGGAGCTTGACTGGGTGGTTGTGGTGTGAAACGAGGACACAGCAAGTAAACATCTCCGAGATATCACTTCCTGGAGACACCTAAAGTAGAGGAAATGTCACAAACATAAATATACAGAAAAAGGAAACGTGACCAGTGAATGGGACCTTGGGTGTTGTTAATACGCTACAGAGATAACGTAATAAAGTAAAAATATAATTCAAGGGCATTCATTTTAAAATAGTATACTGTGGTGTGGATACAGTTACTTTCTCTGTATACTGAATGATCTAAGACCTCCATATGCGGACAACATTTGGGCCTGAAGGAATCAGACCTGACGTCATACTTCCTCAAGTTGTAATAAGTATGGaatacaacaaaaaaaagtgATTATTTTGCTATAACAGAACCTCACAAAGTTTTTTACTCCTATTACCCTGTTGCAACTTGCCAACGATTACACTTTTCCATTAATTAAACAATGACACAAAATGAGaacaatccaacctttaattgaaatacatttattcagaggaaaacaaatccctcatcaagaaataattatttttaacaaaaacatatgtgccactattattggcactcctggaaattatagtgaacacagtgtaacagaagcatgtttcccatttaaactgtACATTGTTGAGTTGATTggtgtgtgtaggaactttcaaattgtaatccatgacttcctgatgaaCTGGGGAACAAACATGAGGCGACACAGGCCAAATTCCCTTTGTCATCAATCAGCATGggaaagagaacacacaaaccaaatgaaggaGAAGTGTGTGGACCTTCAGAAGTCAGGGgatggttataaaaaatagctactttcctgaaaatgttcatttctactgttaggacaataatttttaaaaagtggacgccaactggaactgttacaaacttgcctggaagcagacccaagtttatttttgccccatgtacagtgaggaggatggtaagagaggccaaaaaaaaaatcccccaaggACCACTGTTGGTAAATTACACAAAGAAAAAgttaaatcttggggtttccaagtctccaaaaccaccatcagacaccacctccatgccaacagattatttgggagGTATGCCAGgaaagaaaaagccttttctgtcagttaaccacaaacataagcacct is a genomic window containing:
- the mrpl55 gene encoding large ribosomal subunit protein mL55, translated to MALNKIQTYHGSLFRCLQEVISRRCLLAVSSFHTTTTQSSSNRSSVVRCSRQKYERMYPVLLIRPDGSTINIRYKEPRRIIMMPVDITTLSEEERKARMRKRDPKKGVAKRKDDEFEDDFKLEDYSKFWKKT